TTCGGCCCGAAAGGAACGCAGGAATACGCACGAGAAGAATTGAACGCCGAAATCGGAAGCTGGATGACCGCTATGGAACTCGGCCTCGAGTACGATCGTGGCCAACACCTCTCCTACGTAGACAGCTGGATTCAGGCCCTTGAGAAAGATCCATACGAGATTATGCGTGCTTGCCAGACCGCTGAGCGCATCAAAGGCCACATGCTCGGCTTTGAAAAAGGTATCAAGATGGAAGATCAGAAAGAAGAAAAGATAGCTAAGGAGAGGTCCAAAGGGGAGCGTGAGCACGATCGAACTCCAGCGCAGCCAGCTATAAATAAAACGTTCCTTGCCGTTCCATTTTCACAAAAAGACGCTGCCAAAAAACTCGGTGCAAAATGGGATGGTCGTAAGAAGAGTTGGTACGCTCCGGAAGGTGCTGACATGTCCGGCCTGAATCAATGGCTGCCGAAAGAAAACCATCAAGAGAGCAAGCCGCACATGGCTCCAGAGCAAGAGTTTGCTCAAGCACTGCGTGAGGCTGGCCTGATCGTGGAAGGCTTGCCCATTATGGACGGAAAGCTCCAACGTGTTCGAGTTGAAGGCGGCCGTCAGAACGCCAAGGACGGCACTTACACTGGCTATTTAGATGGTCGCCCTGCCGGATTTATCGAGAATCATAAAACAGGTTTTCGAACTAACTGGAAGGCTAACGGGCACAAGCTTTCTCCTGAAGCAATGGCCGAAATTAAAGCAAATGCTGCAATCCGGCATGAAGCTCGCGAGCTGGAACGAAAAGAAGAACAAGATCGTGCTGCTAGACGCGCCTATGTTAAATGGAAAAATGCCAAGGGTTGGGCACCGGATGATCAGCAATACCTTCAGAAAAAAGGTGTGAAGAGCCACGGAACCAAGATTGATATGCATGGAAATTTGCTTATCCCGGGACGCGACTCCGGCGGCCGCATACAAACCATGCAGACCATTACAACGGATGGAAAATTGTTCGAGTCCGGAGCCAAGAAACAAGGCGCGTTTCACCTCATTTCGCACTATTCAAGCACAAACTTGAAACAGCCAATTCTTATTGCTGAAGGCTACGCAACGGCTGCGAGCATTCATGAGGCAACACATAAGCCTGTAGCGGTCGCATTTGATGCTGGAAACCTTGAACCGGTGGCAAAAGAGCTGAAAAAAGTGTTTCCAGATGCTCCGTTTGTTTTTGTTGCTGACGATGATCACACCCAGAAAAACAATCCTGGCATCACAAAGGCCCACGCAGCAGCACGAGCCGTTGATGGCGCTGTCCTTGAGCCAAAGCTTACTGAGGCTGAAAAAGCAAAGGGGCTAACGGATTACAACGACATTCATCAAGAGCGCGGACTTGACGCACTCAAAGTTGAACTGAACGTCGGCATTCGCAAAGCGCTTAGCAAAAAACAAAGCCACGAGCTGGTTCCTCAGTAATAAACATGCGTCTCGTCTGCTTAGGCGGGACGCCCTTCCCACCAGCATCTTCCCATCAAATTTCATAGGACAAACATATGCGACTATTCATAGCTGAAAAACCGTCTTTAGGCCGCGCTATTGCAGAAGGACTCGGCAATGGCAAAAAGTACGAAGGCTACATCACGTGCGGAAACGACACCGTAACTTGGTGCTTTGGACATTTGCTCGAGCTGGCTAATCCAGACCACTACGACCCAGCTTTAAAGAAATGGGATGCTAAAGCGCTCCCGATCATTCCTGATGAATGGAAGCTCCTCCCCCGTAAGGGCGTTGCAAAACAGCTCAATGCCATCAAAAAACTGTTGAAGAAAGCTGACGTTGTAGTCAACGCCGGTGATCCGGATCGCGAAGGTCAGCTACTCGTTGATGAAGTGCTTAAACACTTTAATTACTCTGGCGACACGCAGCGCATATGGCTTGCATCCCTTGATGAAAAATCTGTTGCAACGGCGCTCAGCTCTCTGAAGAACAACAAAGACTATGCCACACTCTCACAAGCAGCACTTGCCCGTTCCAGAGCCGACTGGCTGACAGGAATCAACGCAACTCGTGCAATGACTTTGCTTGGCCGATCTAAAGGAATGCAAGGCGTGTTGTCTCTTGGCCGAGTGCAAACTCCGACGCTAAACTTAATCGTCACACGCGACAGAACGATCGCTAGTTTTAAGCCGCAAAAATACGCAGTCGTGCAAGCTGCGCTGAATCATGAAAAGGGATCTTTTAAAGCGCAACTCCAGCCCTCAGAAGACATGACAGGCCTAGATGAAGAAGGCCGTCTCATTGATACCGCAAAAGCTGAGGCAATTACAAAAGAGGCGACGAACCAGACAGGAACGATTGTTGAAGCTACTTCACAGAAAAAGACCATTCATCCCCCTCTGCCTCATTGCCTATCCTCTCTGCAGAAGGCAGCTTCGGCAAAGTTCGGCATGTCGGCCAAAGAAGTCTTAGACATCGCGCAGCGTCTCTACGAGAAAAAGCTGACAACTTACCCACGCTCAGATTGCCGTTACCTTCCGGAAGAACAATTCGACGATGCTACACGCATCCTAAAGGCGCTCTCTTCAACTCCAGTATTTAAAGCAGCAAATCCAGAGTTAAAATCAAAAGCCTGGAACACAAAAAAGATCACAGCCCACCACGGCATTATCCCGACTGGACAAACGCCAGCGAACCTTCCTGCAGAAGAAGCAAAGCTGTTCGAGCTGATCAGCACGACCTACGCCCTCCAGTTCCATCTGCCACGTACATATGAGGCAAAAAAGATTGTTTCCGAGATTGCTGGTTATCTCTGGTCAACAACCGGCCAAACAACACTTGAGACTGGCTGGATGAAGTTCGACAAGCAACCTGAAGAACAACCGTTGCCGGCCGTGGAAAAAGACGATGCTGTCTCCTGCGTTGAGTCAAAAGTGGAGCTTAAACAAACAAAGCCCCCTGCAAAATTCACAGAGGGCACACTGATCATGGCGATGGCCAGTATTCACCGTTTCATTGATGACGCTGAAGCAAAAAAAACTCTGAAAGAAAACGAAGGGATCGGCACCGAAGCCACACGCGCCGGCATCATCGAGACTCTAAAACAGCGTGGCTACATCAAAGCAGATAAGAAAAATCTTGTTTCGACCGAACTCGGCCAGAACATCATCGCCCTAACTCCGGAACAATTGAAGGACCCGATTACAACAGCGCTATGGGAATCTCGCCTAAGCGCGATCGCAGCCGGCACTGAACAGTTCGACACATTTATGTCCGATCAAGTGCACTTACTGCCAACCCTCATAACCCCAATCACTGAATCAGCCGGCACTGGCCTACAAGGTCACTCCTGCCCAGAATGCGGCAAAGCTCTGCGCCGACTTCCTTCAAAAAAGGATAAAGACAAATTCTTCTGGGCCTGCTTCGAACACGACAAACCTGTCTTTCTTCCAGACGTAAAAAGAAAGCCTGGAACAAAACAGCCAAAGCAACAACTACCTCAAGCCCCCTGCCCCGAAGAAGGCTGCGACAAAATGATGCGCCGTTTTGAATCAAAGAAACACAAAGGCAAGTTCTTCTGGGTCTGCGAAAACAAAGAGCACCCGCTAAGAAGCGACGATGGGGGAAGACCTGGTATGGATTTTAGGAGGTAGTTATGAAAAAGAATGAATATGTCATGGTTGAAGAATGGGATGCCAAAAATCAATCTCTTACCGAAGCATTTCAACAGTATTCACAAGAAATTGGTTTGATCAACACGAAATACATAATCAGCTCTCATCGAGCCGAAGATAAAAACCATATAGTTATTTATGGAAAATGCGATTCCAAACAGCCAGAAGGCACAGTCCACCTTTTTCTTTCAACAGCATTTACAGATGACGACGCCCCACCGGTTTTAGCGGATCTAGGGAAAAGTGGAATTGAACATGTTACGCTAAAAGAAGAAAGTGCAAAGAAATTTCATAGTGACCCGTTAGGGGTGGTGCAGGAACTTCAAAAAAACATAATTTCCCCCATCACGGAAGAATTTATTGCTTTTTGCAAACCTCTATTTAAAACAGTCTCTTTACGTTACACCAAGGGTGGTACTCACGACCTTCTGTTGTGGTCAAATGACTCAATAGACGAACCCACAGGATGCATAACTTTTGAAGAAAGTACACCAGAATGGAATTTTATCTGGTTTGAAGAAGATATTACACCATTAAATCGTGACTTAAATCTTGCTCAGAAAGTCATCTTGAATGGCCTAAAAAAGAGAGCACAAAACCGAAAAAAAGTGATTTCTTTTCTCACAAGATGTGCTGCTGAATGCTTTTATGAAGAAAGTCAGGGACAGTTCCTCGGACATAAGCAAAAATACCCAGATAACGCTTATGTCTTTAAAAATCCCAAAAAAGAAGCAGCAATTTTTTTAAATTTAGCTGTTGGTGTTCTTAGAAGGCACGGAACCAAGTCAACCATTAGATTTAAAAAAGACCCTAAAGACTTTCGTGAACTACTTAAGAGAGTTGAAGAAATTAATACTGCTGCGGAAAATCTTTATAAAAAGCAATGGTAACGACTATGAGAATTGAAATGATAGAACTTTCATGCGTTGGATTTCTCATATAGTTTCTCGAAGACCATCCAGATAATCATACTATAGAATTAGATGGTTCTGAGTCAGAAGGAGTTACACTAGAGGATCTCTTTTGCCTTGGTGTGGTAATAAAGCGAAAAAACTGTTATTTGCATTGGATCCATTCATTCTTAAGAGGCGTTATGGACCACATGATCAACAAGGGATACCGCAAGAGCTCGAATACTTGCGGTATCCATTCGGACATGCCAGTTAGTCTGTCCAATCGGTCCATCTTTTAGCTCAAACCCTTCAATATCATTTTGAGTCCCGTATGCTTCTATGTTGCAATGTGAAATTGCATTTCTAAACCGACGAAGAAATTGCCGGAGTGTTGCATTTGAGCCTTCCTCATCTTGCAGTGTATCAAAGGCAATATCTACATTGAAATCTTCTATTGTTCCCGAAGGAGCATGGCGCCCCTCTTTGATGAAGACAACCATACCAAGGCATGAATTAATGAGCTGAGTTACATTAAAGACACTGTCCTCCCCTCTACCCCTAGCAGCATCAATGAAAACAAGGTTAGCTTTCGTTCGTAGTGCAAAATCTCGATGAAGTTCGTTATAAAGTCCCATCTAATTCTCCCGAATCTGCTCGTAAGCATCTCAGTTATATCCTTCACATTAGCCAGCAACTTATTAACATCAAAAGATCACTCAAAAAAGGGATAGATTGTTGCTAATATGAATACAAATTAACCAACACCTGTGAACTTCATTTTTGCTACAAACACAATGTCCCTACCAATATTCGGAAGGGACATTGTGTTTAGTTCAATTTAATCAATTTCAACTAATATAGCTTCTTTCCAATACCTTTTGGAATTACTATCTAACCCAACTTTCTCAAATAAAAATTCAATAGCCTGCTGTACGGTATCGGGTGAAGAGCTCAACATATTGAAAATATTTTCAGTAAAACCTGCTTGAACATCCAATGTTATCAGTGCAGCTGATGAAGGATCTTGGTTTGCATTTTCTAGCAACTCTTCACCATTAATTACCTGCCACACACCACTACTTCTTAATCTCCAGAAGGGATATTCAGGATGATGAGCCTTGCGCTCTGGTCCTAATTTCTCCAAGAGCTTGGTTAAAGGAGCTTGAACAGCCTCAAACGCCATTAAACGCTCTTTACCAGCACGTATACGAAATAAAGTATACAATAGGACAAGGGGTTTATGAATTGCTTTTTCTTCGCCTTTTTTCCAAACAACTAAAGAAGATAAAGCTTTTTGGAGCTCTTTTGCGCCCATAAGTTGCCAAAAAGCCTTATCCAACATGTGACGCACGCTTACCCCGCCACCAACGAATAAGCTCTGATGTTTTTGAAGCGTTGCAACTTGCATTGCCAAGTCAGATTGAATATTCTTTTCTGAAGCACTAAATATCAAGCTTGCATGATTTTTTTCTACTTTTGCAATACGATGAATAATCCAGGTCGCCATATATTCAGCATAGTCATTATCTTTTGTCTTGAAATGGGCAAGACTTTGCGTTGACAAAATAGTTCCAACACCAAACTCCCGCCCCTCTTTCAAAACTTTACGAAATGACGGAAAATTCTGAGCCATAAAATTATCAGCCTCATCAACTAAAATAACTTTGGTCAATTGGCGATGTTCTCCTTGAATTTCTGGCTTACCCGCTTTTTGCATTTGAAGATAAAATAAGTCTAAAGTCAGCGCAACAATCAAGCTCTGAATATTACTCGGGTAATTGATTAGATTTAAAACAGTCACCCCTGAAAGAACTTCATAAAGAGAATTAACTTTTGTCGCATCTCTCTCAAAGATATCAAAAGAATCCAACCGGTACAGTGCCGCATAAAGCGAGTCCTCTACAGGATTTTCCTCTAAAAAAAGTTTATACACATCGTGTATGGTTGGAGCTGGTGCTGTCAAATCATCCAACACACCTGCACGGCGATAAGCTTCCATTATCAAGCGATGTAATTTCATCGTTTGTTTAACCCCAAACCCAAAAACACGTGTGATAGTATCAACAAGTCCTTCAGCTATCAGCATTGGATCTGCATCGCCATACAGGCTTAATGGATTATAAGGGAGCTTTTTAGGCTTAAGAACGGTTGCATTGGTTGCTGAAGCAAATTCTTCTCCTACGTAATCAGCTTTGTAATCAAAAATTAAAAATCCAACTTGTTGGCCATTAACATTGCAAGCCCTCTGCTGTACTAACTGGGTAATAAGAGACTTAGTAAATTGTGTTTTACCCGATCCCATAGTCCCAATAATACCGGTATTGGGATTCAAGAATTTTGATGTATTGGTTGGCTCCCAATAAACTGGTGATGCTGTTACACTTTCATGGCCACAAAGTACTTTAATGCACTCAAGTTTGTCTATTTTATCAAAAGCTACTGTTTCCTTTGAGCTAGTCTCTGGTTGGTCATCATCGATAATAGATGACACCTCATTACTGGCAACATTAACTTCAATACTCATACTGTGCTCATTGCTAACTACCTGCGACGAGGAAAAAAGCTCATCAACAACAGATGACTCCGCTTTCTCTAAACTAGTTTCATCCCCTTCTACAGACAGTGCATTCTGCCTCAGCTCTTCTTCTTTGGAAACAGAATTGACATTCTCAGAAGAAGCTAAATCTAACTTCCCTGGCTCAACTTTCGCACTATCACTTTGAGATGGATGGACCGAATTAAGGTAACTTTGGAGAGACATTGATGCTAAAGAGCATAACGTGAATTCACTCGGTATGCCAAAATGTTCTACCAAGCTTAATCTTGCCTTTCGCCCAATCAGATCACCATTCACCAAATACTCTAGTGAAGCCATTGGGAGCGTTATTTTCAAGACATTACTCTCAACTTGATACATTGGTCCTGAAAGTTTTTTTGAATTAGAGTGGGCTACTACAATTCCTTCAAAAAAATCATTCAATTGTTCAAGTTGATAGTCACCTCTAAGCCATTCTTCTCGTTGATCTAAAATTGGCTTGAAGTAATCTTCTTCAAAAATTCCATATAATTGATAATTTTCTATTTGCATGAAGACCTGACGTACAAACAGCGCTCGATACAGCTTGTGTGCAAGGATTTCTTTTCCCAACAAATCATCACCCATATATAGTAAAAGAGAGCGTGCCTGAGTAACAGCTTTGTCATAATTGGGTGGCGCTCCTGTTTTCACTTCAACAGGCAGTAAATACATTTTATTATCTTTAAACCCTACAAATAAAATGTCATCTGAAATTGCCCCATTTTTTACGCCATGCAACGCCCTAGCCAAATCTCCTTCTAATATGGACAAACCAATATTCCCTGACACACGAATCATTTCGGCAATCGAAATCGGTACCCAAGTAATTGAAGAATCAGAAAGCATAGCAGCAACAAATTTATACGCACCGATAATACCAACACGCTCACGTTGTATATTAGGCTTTGCGGTCAACATTCCTAACAACCACGTACCATTAAAGGCATTAAACTGACTAATGTCACCACCATCAATCGTAGCTAGAATATTGGAGAATAAGTTAGTTTGCTTGGTAACAGTAATTGCATCGTAATTGGTTGAAGGAGTATATTGATCTGAATAATGAATAAGCATCAAATCCCGTTCAGATCTAAAAAAATCTAAAGTAACTTTAGGATCAATAATTGTTGTCCAAATTGAACTATCATAGCAGTGCTGCAATGAGTTCCTAAAACTACCATCAACTGCTAAGGCCACCGCAGAAGAATTAGTATATTGTTCATTGGAACCGATAGCGGGTTTAATAAGTAAACCGTATAGGTTAGCCAACGGCAAAGCTGTCGAGACTGAACTGTCAACATTTCTTAAACCAAACGCTGTGAAATATGAGTCTTCTTTGCATTCAGAAGCATCGCCACAAAGTAAGCCATCGCAAGTGACGCCGCTCAAGTCATTTACAATCGTAGTTGGTTTCACTTGCGGCTTATTATTATTTCTAAAAAAAGAGACATGCGAATAGGCATGACAACCATCAGCCTCTTTATGGGTAAACTTGCTATGAGTAACACTCTTACGCATCATTTCTATTACAGAAGTTAGTAGCTCTTTTTCTGATTTTTTAAAGCGCCCTTCTTTGCTGATAAACTCTTCTGCTTTTCCGATGCTTTCTAAGCGTTTAAATTCATCAAATGAGTTTAAAACAGCATTATCATCATAGAAACTAATATGAATTGGGTTAGATACGCCTTTCCTTTTTTTCATAAAACGAACAATCCCCCAAAATAGTTCCGCTGCTGAGTGCATATTTACAGCGGTCACTAATAGC
This sequence is a window from Halodesulfovibrio aestuarii DSM 17919 = ATCC 29578. Protein-coding genes within it:
- a CDS encoding zincin-like metallopeptidase domain-containing protein; this translates as MKAQRKPFHQEFAEQIIDDLKNGTAPWQKPWKAGEFHPPFNPISGTIYSGVNFVSLAREGMDDPRFVTFNQAKKEDWRIKKGSKSRPVVFWQFTKEENVLDDNGKPVLGDDGKPKKEELRLERPILRFASVFHATQVEGMPEWKGRDVSWNPHERSEAILEGSGASITHDQRDRAFFSYTWDQIKLPPKDKFEDQNKYYATALHELGHWTGHEKRWNGNERTFGPKGTQEYAREELNAEIGSWMTAMELGLEYDRGQHLSYVDSWIQALEKDPYEIMRACQTAERIKGHMLGFEKGIKMEDQKEEKIAKERSKGEREHDRTPAQPAINKTFLAVPFSQKDAAKKLGAKWDGRKKSWYAPEGADMSGLNQWLPKENHQESKPHMAPEQEFAQALREAGLIVEGLPIMDGKLQRVRVEGGRQNAKDGTYTGYLDGRPAGFIENHKTGFRTNWKANGHKLSPEAMAEIKANAAIRHEARELERKEEQDRAARRAYVKWKNAKGWAPDDQQYLQKKGVKSHGTKIDMHGNLLIPGRDSGGRIQTMQTITTDGKLFESGAKKQGAFHLISHYSSTNLKQPILIAEGYATAASIHEATHKPVAVAFDAGNLEPVAKELKKVFPDAPFVFVADDDHTQKNNPGITKAHAAARAVDGAVLEPKLTEAEKAKGLTDYNDIHQERGLDALKVELNVGIRKALSKKQSHELVPQ
- a CDS encoding DNA topoisomerase III, with amino-acid sequence MRLFIAEKPSLGRAIAEGLGNGKKYEGYITCGNDTVTWCFGHLLELANPDHYDPALKKWDAKALPIIPDEWKLLPRKGVAKQLNAIKKLLKKADVVVNAGDPDREGQLLVDEVLKHFNYSGDTQRIWLASLDEKSVATALSSLKNNKDYATLSQAALARSRADWLTGINATRAMTLLGRSKGMQGVLSLGRVQTPTLNLIVTRDRTIASFKPQKYAVVQAALNHEKGSFKAQLQPSEDMTGLDEEGRLIDTAKAEAITKEATNQTGTIVEATSQKKTIHPPLPHCLSSLQKAASAKFGMSAKEVLDIAQRLYEKKLTTYPRSDCRYLPEEQFDDATRILKALSSTPVFKAANPELKSKAWNTKKITAHHGIIPTGQTPANLPAEEAKLFELISTTYALQFHLPRTYEAKKIVSEIAGYLWSTTGQTTLETGWMKFDKQPEEQPLPAVEKDDAVSCVESKVELKQTKPPAKFTEGTLIMAMASIHRFIDDAEAKKTLKENEGIGTEATRAGIIETLKQRGYIKADKKNLVSTELGQNIIALTPEQLKDPITTALWESRLSAIAAGTEQFDTFMSDQVHLLPTLITPITESAGTGLQGHSCPECGKALRRLPSKKDKDKFFWACFEHDKPVFLPDVKRKPGTKQPKQQLPQAPCPEEGCDKMMRRFESKKHKGKFFWVCENKEHPLRSDDGGRPGMDFRR
- a CDS encoding HEPN family nuclease, which produces MGLYNELHRDFALRTKANLVFIDAARGRGEDSVFNVTQLINSCLGMVVFIKEGRHAPSGTIEDFNVDIAFDTLQDEEGSNATLRQFLRRFRNAISHCNIEAYGTQNDIEGFELKDGPIGQTNWHVRMDTASIRALAVSLVDHVVHNAS
- the dptH gene encoding DNA phosphorothioation-dependent restriction protein DptH, which encodes MLEKQFELFQVDRFVSWAKESISPGFRCQFKSPSTDNSERLFNAFLERAEPYINDGKTALPAISIADCYLIPVLHKTNGGNGFTDSYISKLRDEVAGQSGKFKGAALLMIHNSSLDTITNSALNLGSKGNVWSVESVSESLKEKIEEQGRFKDLSRCLLGYQCDVIQNENSTMFGFKPLFDALDDGRLEFSELGLFNDPYILTMSSDISQIQKRIEENRTLYEDIGFEVENYPDRLSDRLKNYDLGRRFRKKIADDPTTWNQISYDKYREEIERNKEQGVVFQRVEFEGGLLWDRPKSLTKAGQRELHLIAVPNDDASEMKFKITFDGAALEKSEVSLKTKCQSLKNIKPDCRLGPSGRSLVSFIAPVPVSPAFFTIKVKREKTSESYKFCCLVIPAGIISVGNIKDHFLLNVTKEILRVETDKCILPISNAPGQTFVLLDNTPEVDVSIFSKIDVSTSWNDTDSLEFVLKGVKGKLKVALEGVPATDSLDVPLAFSKQRFERLFDDSYHATVLTDSDRYSLDNRESKVVGVRGVLLNHECEMLHGEKLGVYNGNEITLEELKGISGPVFSAYKRLFEYLRSNNTTPSLTSWGESYRTIVHDLVTSTTAYLREITQGAMLTLEHKKILSLGVTEINGETYYSSFHPLVLAYYWDLFDRVTSDSSGSFKLIPAITKERLTPSGLLPYIFHTDEEYASLTPVSENIFWLKVVPQHDSCRNFVRKLVADKLEEFQVGYKSLFERPESPLLVTAVNMHSAAELFWGIVRFMKKRKGVSNPIHISFYDDNAVLNSFDEFKRLESIGKAEEFISKEGRFKKSEKELLTSVIEMMRKSVTHSKFTHKEADGCHAYSHVSFFRNNNKPQVKPTTIVNDLSGVTCDGLLCGDASECKEDSYFTAFGLRNVDSSVSTALPLANLYGLLIKPAIGSNEQYTNSSAVALAVDGSFRNSLQHCYDSSIWTTIIDPKVTLDFFRSERDLMLIHYSDQYTPSTNYDAITVTKQTNLFSNILATIDGGDISQFNAFNGTWLLGMLTAKPNIQRERVGIIGAYKFVAAMLSDSSITWVPISIAEMIRVSGNIGLSILEGDLARALHGVKNGAISDDILFVGFKDNKMYLLPVEVKTGAPPNYDKAVTQARSLLLYMGDDLLGKEILAHKLYRALFVRQVFMQIENYQLYGIFEEDYFKPILDQREEWLRGDYQLEQLNDFFEGIVVAHSNSKKLSGPMYQVESNVLKITLPMASLEYLVNGDLIGRKARLSLVEHFGIPSEFTLCSLASMSLQSYLNSVHPSQSDSAKVEPGKLDLASSENVNSVSKEEELRQNALSVEGDETSLEKAESSVVDELFSSSQVVSNEHSMSIEVNVASNEVSSIIDDDQPETSSKETVAFDKIDKLECIKVLCGHESVTASPVYWEPTNTSKFLNPNTGIIGTMGSGKTQFTKSLITQLVQQRACNVNGQQVGFLIFDYKADYVGEEFASATNATVLKPKKLPYNPLSLYGDADPMLIAEGLVDTITRVFGFGVKQTMKLHRLIMEAYRRAGVLDDLTAPAPTIHDVYKLFLEENPVEDSLYAALYRLDSFDIFERDATKVNSLYEVLSGVTVLNLINYPSNIQSLIVALTLDLFYLQMQKAGKPEIQGEHRQLTKVILVDEADNFMAQNFPSFRKVLKEGREFGVGTILSTQSLAHFKTKDNDYAEYMATWIIHRIAKVEKNHASLIFSASEKNIQSDLAMQVATLQKHQSLFVGGGVSVRHMLDKAFWQLMGAKELQKALSSLVVWKKGEEKAIHKPLVLLYTLFRIRAGKERLMAFEAVQAPLTKLLEKLGPERKAHHPEYPFWRLRSSGVWQVINGEELLENANQDPSSAALITLDVQAGFTENIFNMLSSSPDTVQQAIEFLFEKVGLDSNSKRYWKEAILVEID